A genomic region of Dermacentor andersoni chromosome 9, qqDerAnde1_hic_scaffold, whole genome shotgun sequence contains the following coding sequences:
- the LOC129383712 gene encoding uncharacterized protein, protein MGAPKILSLLLATLLSDSVVCGRRAERGLSKGASASEISSSHGRTFAHFDSSPALTHLEFDEGSPSNAHHHGGDPGAVFPPEPHPGSAFGQYDYAPYDRNYPQWHQLHSFHEQDVDAAPPFWQTHGEETETKQPASAHSTDAGRETVDLSEFDPTHSFFWSMFTDSSDTGDGTKSSQPAASPTEAIGSSADKDSRNASTAPGEAHAVSKSVPRELYGHHVAGKAAGNWAPLASASQVQHGDGNTATPNPGSPTGGNELTRTTTNPSVRRETGAFLRTTSPAMGVAKDSSEPPTRPDLPTGADSTRGAAAVPDVSRTTAAFGEPGFADADPNFVDGNTAAHTTRGATSTAAGASAEATSSTVPAPAPEDFVPRQAAAETVASSSKPAGGFAQLPTPTESGGGTDKIVETTTGRAFTHATTASRPAHPANETEIPATQSASKNTPPNASQTLPSRLPESTEPPKLATSPRDTVTPVQHIVFRNESSDLTTTQATTNSSAVSEIAGLLSDRLETTTSLATTSTAHDRRLQNGTAAPLPRVPGENGNETSTAFTRPVESSTSRQTFPTVTAGLRRQATTASSPTTAEPTRDLPTVLKVEAPPAQATPARNAGFKQTLPPAPPVGPPKTARPPVTADAYVRPITQHGVHEFVPQRHRDVEDYFYHPRHQSGRVEDHDELRQSQCGKCQRRLHYCVQKCFAHHSCEAETNPELTCPRINAPCMPPYKHEVDQCRHSGDCESANHLCCLVGCSRRCVHGVPVRTQH, encoded by the exons ATGGGCGCGCCGAAGATTTTATCCCTACTTTTAGCGACGCTCCTCTCGGATTCCGTCGTCTGCGGCCGTCGCGCCGAACGCGGACTCTCCAAAGGCGCCAGCGCTTCGGAAATCTCCTCGAGCCACGGAAGAACGTTCGCGCACTTCGACAGTTCTCCGGCCCTGACGCACCTCGAGTTCGACGAGGGTTCCCCCTCGAACGCGCACCACCACGGCGGCGATCCGGGCGCCGTCTTCCCGCCCGAGCCGCACCCGGGTTCGGCGTTCGGCCAGTACGACTACGCGCCGTACGATCGGAACTACCCCCAATGGCACCAGCTTCACTCCTTTCACGAGCAAGACGTCGACGCAGCACCGCCGTTCTGGCAGACGCACGGCGAGGAGACGGAGACGAAGCAACCCGCGAGCGCGCACTCGACAGATGCCGGCAGAGAGACCGTCGACCTCTCAGAGTTCGACCCCACCCACTCGTTTTTCTGGAGCATGTTCACGGATTCGTCGGACACCGGCGACGGTACCAAGTCCTCTCAGCCCGCGGCTTCCCCGACCGAAGCCATCGGCTCTTCTGCCGACAAGGACTCGAGAAACGCGAGCACCGCGCCCGGAGAAGCGCACGCTGTTTCGAAGTCTGTTCCGCGCGAATTGTACGGGCACCACGTGGCCGGCAAGGCGGCCGGAAACTGGGCGCCACTCGCGAGTGCGTCTCAAGTGCAGCACGGCGACGGTAACACAGCTACTCCTAACCCAGGCTCGCCGACTGGCGGTAATGAGTTGACTCGGACTACAACGAACCCCAGCGTTCGACGGGAGACTGGCGCCTTCCTTCGGACCACGTCACCCGCAATGGGCGTCGCTAAAGACTCTTCGGAACCGCCCACTCGACCCGACTTGCCGACAGGGGCGGACTCTACTCGGGGTGCAGCAGCCGTCCCGGACGTTTCGAGGACCACTGCTGCTTTCGGAGAGCCCGGTTTCGCGGATGCTGATCCGAATTTCGTCGATGGAAACACAGCTGCCCACACTACGCGAGGTGCGACCTCAACAGCCGCCGGTGCTAGCGCTGAAGCCACGTCTTCGACTGTGCCAGCTCCTGCGCCCGAGGACTTCGTCCCGCGCCAGGCTGCCGCAGAGACGGTTGCTTCGTCTTCGAAGCCCGCCGGCGGCTTCGCGCAGCTTCCCACTCCGACCGAATCAGGCGGTGGTACTGACAAAATCGTGGAGACCACTACTGGACGTGCCTTCACGCACGCAACAACCGCAAGCCGTCCTGCCCACCCCGCAAACGAAACGGAGATTCCAGCTACGCAGTCTGCCTCCAAAAACACTCCTCCTAACGCGTCGCAGACTTTACCTTCCAGACTTCCTGAAAGCACCGAACCGCCCAAGCTTGCGACGTCCCCGCGAGATACGGTGACCCCGGTTCAGCATATCGTCTTTAGAAACGAATCTTCGGACTTGACGACTACACAGGCTACTACGAATTCGTCTGCAGTCTCTGAAATCGCCGGACTCCTGTCTGACCGCCTCGAGACGACGACTTCGCTTGCCACCACTAGCACTGCCCACGACAGGCGGTTGCAGAACGGCACCGCTGCGCCTTTGCCGCGAGTCCCGGGAGAAAACGGCAATGAGACTTCTACTGCATTCACGCGGCCCGTCGAGTCATCGACGTCCCGCCAAACTTTCCCAACGGTAACCGCTGGCCTGCGTCGACAAGCGACCACCGCCTCGAGCCCCACAACCGCGGAGCCGACGCGAGACTTACCAACCGTACTTAAAGTCGAAGCTCCGCCGGCACAAGCAACGCCAGCGAGGAACGCGGGGTTCAAACAAACTCTTCCTCCCGCGCCCCCTGTCGGTCCTCCGAAGACCGCGAGGCCCCCGGTTACGGCCGACGCTTACGTCAGACCGATCACTCAGCACGGCGTGCACGAGTTCGTGCCTCAGCGCCACCGGGACGTGGAGGATTACTTCTACCACCCCCGCCACCAGTCCGGCCGCGTGGAGGACCACGACGAATTGCGTCAGAGCCAGTGCGGCAAGTGCCAGCGCAGGCTCCACTACTGCGTGCAGAAGTGCTTCGCGCATCACAGCTGCGAGGCAGAGACGAATCCAG AGCTCACCTGTCCCCGGATCAACGCCCCCTGCATGCCCCCGTACAAGCACGAGGTGGACCAGTGCCGCCACAGCGGCGACTGCGAGAGCGCCAACCACCTCTGCTGCCTGGTCGGCTGCTCCCGACGCTGCGTGCACGGTGTGCCGGTTCGAACCCAGCATTAG